A section of the Dermacoccus nishinomiyaensis genome encodes:
- a CDS encoding PadR family transcriptional regulator: MTTTDPLDVAPLAVAVLSLLAERDMHPYEMIQTLRARREDQWVKLRPASLYHKVDGLVARGLAEVVGTEQDGNRPPRTTYRLTDAGRELLVAWISSAITVVENPYFSFSLALGELEALGPERAARLLTERVTALDEHIAQMRDSLEQGRNQSAERIWMLAHEHRLATLTTERDYIASVVHDIESKELTWPTSH; encoded by the coding sequence GTGACCACAACAGACCCCCTGGACGTGGCGCCGCTGGCGGTCGCCGTCCTCAGTCTTCTCGCGGAGCGCGACATGCATCCGTACGAGATGATCCAGACCCTCCGCGCGCGCCGGGAGGATCAGTGGGTGAAGCTGCGGCCCGCGTCGCTCTACCACAAGGTCGACGGGCTCGTGGCGCGCGGCCTCGCGGAGGTCGTGGGCACCGAGCAGGACGGCAACCGCCCGCCCCGCACGACGTACCGCCTCACGGACGCGGGGCGCGAGCTCCTCGTCGCGTGGATCAGCTCCGCCATCACCGTCGTCGAGAACCCCTACTTCTCGTTCTCCCTCGCCCTCGGCGAGCTCGAGGCCCTCGGCCCGGAACGCGCGGCGCGCCTGCTCACCGAGCGCGTCACCGCCCTCGACGAGCACATCGCCCAGATGCGCGACAGCCTCGAGCAGGGGCGCAACCAGAGCGCGGAACGCATCTGGATGCTCGCCCACGAACACCGCCTCGCCACTTTGACGACCGAGCGCGACTACATCGCCTCCGTCGTCCACGACATCGAATCGAAGGAACTCACATGGCCGACCAGCCACTGA
- a CDS encoding DHA2 family efflux MFS transporter permease subunit yields the protein MADQPLTDDASAASGAPAAPAAGAAHSDAGASVATGAPPQQSASGRRTAADAGAKTPGAAPDINPWAALSALLIGFFMILVDSTIVSVATETMVDKLDTSLNNVLWVTSGYLLAYAVPLLITGRLGDRFGPKNLYLIGLAVFTLSSAACGFAPNVGVLIAARVVQGLGAAIMTPQTMAIITRIFPADGRGKAMGVWGSTAGVATLVGPILGGVLVDHAGWEWIFFVNVPVGLIGLAMAWKLVPSLPSHAHKFDLVGVALSAVALFCVVFGIQEGAQYDWGTITGIISVPLLIILGLVFFVLFILWERRYRGEQLVPLHLFANRNFSLANIAITSVGFAITAMSFPIMIYAQAVLGYSPTKAALLLAPMAVISGLLAPVVGGLVDRKHPAILAGFGLVCFSVALFWYGRMLGADTSIWWLLAIACLLGVANGFMWAPLSVTATRTLEPRFAGAGSGIYNTTRQIGAVIGSAAVASLMDSRLRHHLGEQAAGGAHQAGGGHMPTQVAEQFARAMGETLYLPAAVLIVGIIAAVMFTNPHRRTGRHAADAH from the coding sequence ATGGCCGACCAGCCACTGACCGACGACGCGTCCGCGGCGTCGGGCGCGCCTGCGGCTCCCGCCGCAGGCGCCGCCCACTCTGACGCGGGCGCGTCCGTCGCCACGGGCGCCCCGCCGCAGCAGTCCGCATCGGGGCGCCGAACTGCGGCAGATGCGGGCGCGAAGACGCCGGGCGCCGCGCCCGACATCAACCCGTGGGCTGCGCTGAGCGCCCTGCTCATCGGGTTCTTCATGATCCTCGTCGACTCGACGATCGTCTCCGTGGCGACCGAGACGATGGTCGACAAGCTCGACACGAGCCTCAACAACGTCCTGTGGGTGACGAGCGGGTACCTGCTCGCCTACGCCGTGCCGCTGCTCATCACCGGACGCCTCGGTGACCGTTTCGGCCCGAAGAACCTCTACCTCATCGGTCTGGCCGTGTTCACGTTGTCGTCGGCCGCGTGCGGCTTCGCCCCGAACGTCGGCGTCCTCATCGCGGCGCGCGTCGTCCAGGGTCTCGGTGCGGCGATCATGACGCCGCAGACGATGGCGATCATCACGCGCATCTTCCCCGCGGACGGCCGCGGCAAGGCCATGGGCGTGTGGGGTTCGACGGCGGGTGTCGCGACGCTCGTCGGCCCGATCCTCGGTGGTGTCCTCGTCGACCACGCCGGGTGGGAGTGGATCTTCTTCGTCAACGTGCCCGTCGGCCTCATCGGTCTCGCGATGGCGTGGAAGCTCGTGCCGTCGCTGCCGAGTCACGCGCACAAGTTCGACCTCGTCGGGGTCGCGCTGTCGGCCGTCGCGCTCTTCTGCGTCGTGTTCGGCATCCAAGAAGGCGCGCAGTACGACTGGGGCACGATCACGGGCATCATCTCTGTGCCGCTGCTCATCATCCTCGGCCTCGTCTTCTTCGTCCTGTTCATCCTGTGGGAGCGGCGATACAGGGGTGAGCAGCTCGTGCCGCTGCATCTGTTCGCGAACCGCAACTTCTCCCTCGCCAACATCGCTATCACGTCCGTCGGGTTCGCGATCACGGCCATGTCGTTCCCGATCATGATCTACGCGCAGGCCGTGCTCGGTTACTCGCCGACGAAGGCCGCGCTGCTGCTCGCGCCCATGGCCGTCATCTCCGGTCTGCTCGCCCCTGTCGTCGGTGGTCTCGTCGACCGCAAGCACCCCGCGATCCTCGCGGGCTTCGGGCTCGTCTGCTTCTCCGTCGCCCTGTTCTGGTACGGCCGGATGCTCGGCGCCGACACGTCGATCTGGTGGCTGCTCGCCATCGCCTGCCTGCTCGGTGTGGCCAACGGGTTCATGTGGGCGCCGCTCTCGGTGACGGCGACGCGCACCCTCGAACCGCGCTTCGCCGGCGCAGGTTCGGGCATCTACAACACGACACGTCAGATCGGCGCCGTCATCGGTTCCGCCGCCGTCGCCTCCCTCATGGATTCGCGCCTTCGCCACCACCTCGGTGAGCAGGCTGCGGGTGGCGCGCATCAGGCGGGCGGCGGTCACATGCCGACGCAGGTCGCCGAGCAGTTCGCCCGCGCCATGGGCGAGACGCTGTACCTGCCGGCCGCGGTGCTCATCGTCGGCATCATCGCCGCGGTGATGTTCACCAACCCGCACCGCAGGACGGGCCGCCACGCGGCCGACGCTCACTGA
- a CDS encoding universal stress protein, with translation MADNTTKPIVVGVDGSPSSLSALEWAAQHAELTKQPLEALATWQWPTNYGYAVAFEANFDPAQESTQMLDEIVAKVQADHPSIEVRPHVIEGDTRNVLVKRSKEAALLVLGSRGHGELTGMLLGSVSGYCVTHADCPVLVTRH, from the coding sequence ATGGCTGACAACACGACCAAGCCCATCGTCGTCGGAGTCGACGGATCGCCGTCGTCGCTGAGCGCCCTCGAATGGGCCGCGCAGCACGCCGAGCTGACGAAGCAGCCGCTCGAGGCCCTCGCGACGTGGCAGTGGCCCACCAACTACGGCTACGCCGTGGCGTTCGAAGCCAACTTCGACCCGGCGCAGGAGAGCACGCAGATGCTCGACGAGATCGTCGCGAAGGTGCAGGCCGACCACCCGAGCATCGAGGTGCGACCGCACGTCATCGAGGGCGACACGCGCAATGTGCTCGTCAAGCGCTCCAAGGAGGCGGCGCTGCTCGTGCTCGGCAGCCGCGGCCACGGCGAGCTGACGGGCATGCTTCTCGGCTCCGTCAGCGGCTACTGCGTCACGCACGCCGACTGCCCCGTCCTCGTCACGCGCCACTGA
- a CDS encoding alpha/beta-hydrolase family protein, with amino-acid sequence MPSTAAPALPRVRLLLARFSHTGLVFAALFYIIANTPSLLPRPWWMQGLVAALSGVCGYVLGLALGRLAHATARWLGLHVTMNPRRRVLLGRIGIAFAALIVISFPQSTIDWQREVSRQVDVDGPGWWYPTGSTLVAVVVFVLFILVWRGLAGLTRFFLTKVSSRIVREAAARLVASVITVATVVVAIDVVVEPAVLAVVGGNADRVNQQMPRGEHAPTSSLRSGGPGSPLTWNSLGRDGAKFVAAGPDAKQIADVTKTPAKEPVRVFVGANESLDKSADLAVAELDRTDAWKRKAMLVITPTSTGYVNLWGAASFEYLLGGDTAAVGMAYSNLPSAFGLLTAPRDPGKASQILLEKVRRRVDAMPAAQRPKVYFTGESLGAYGADDSFDSSRQMLERTDGGVLSGTPAFSPNRQRLTRERAPGSTTIDPVINGGRHIRFAGEPSQLGADEYDRPLGAWQKPRVVYLQHPSDPVVWWSPRLMFNSPEWLRETRDNTPMAQMSWAPFVTFWQVSADMLVSNEVPGGYGHRYFGAEMVPAWAKVLDVDPGSREDAIIDAVGRR; translated from the coding sequence ATGCCGTCCACCGCAGCCCCCGCGCTGCCGCGCGTCAGGTTGCTCCTCGCACGCTTCTCGCACACGGGTCTCGTGTTCGCCGCGCTGTTCTACATCATCGCGAACACGCCGTCACTGCTGCCGCGCCCCTGGTGGATGCAGGGTCTCGTCGCGGCGCTGAGCGGGGTGTGCGGGTACGTTCTCGGCCTCGCGCTGGGGCGTCTCGCCCACGCGACGGCGCGCTGGTTGGGCCTGCATGTCACGATGAACCCGCGTCGACGCGTGCTGCTCGGCCGCATCGGCATCGCGTTCGCGGCCCTGATCGTCATCAGCTTCCCGCAGTCGACGATCGACTGGCAGCGGGAGGTCAGCCGCCAGGTCGACGTCGACGGGCCGGGGTGGTGGTATCCGACCGGTTCGACGCTCGTCGCGGTCGTCGTGTTCGTCTTGTTCATCCTCGTCTGGCGCGGCCTCGCCGGGCTCACCCGCTTCTTCCTCACGAAGGTCTCCTCACGCATCGTGCGGGAGGCAGCGGCCCGTCTCGTCGCATCGGTCATCACGGTCGCGACGGTCGTCGTGGCGATCGACGTCGTCGTCGAACCCGCCGTCCTCGCCGTCGTCGGGGGCAACGCCGACCGCGTCAACCAGCAGATGCCGCGCGGTGAGCACGCACCGACGTCGTCGTTGCGCAGTGGTGGCCCCGGCTCGCCACTGACGTGGAACAGCCTCGGCCGGGACGGCGCGAAATTCGTCGCCGCGGGGCCGGACGCGAAGCAGATCGCCGACGTGACGAAGACGCCAGCCAAGGAGCCGGTGCGGGTGTTCGTCGGCGCGAATGAGTCGTTGGACAAGAGCGCCGACCTCGCGGTAGCCGAGCTCGACCGCACCGACGCCTGGAAGCGCAAGGCGATGCTCGTCATCACGCCGACGAGCACCGGCTACGTCAACCTGTGGGGCGCCGCGTCCTTCGAGTACCTGCTCGGCGGCGACACCGCTGCGGTCGGAATGGCGTACTCGAACCTGCCGTCGGCGTTCGGCCTGCTCACCGCGCCACGCGACCCCGGCAAGGCGTCGCAGATCCTCCTCGAGAAGGTGCGGCGCCGCGTCGACGCGATGCCCGCGGCCCAGCGCCCGAAGGTGTACTTCACCGGCGAATCGCTCGGCGCCTACGGCGCGGACGACTCGTTCGACTCGTCGCGGCAGATGTTGGAGCGCACCGACGGCGGCGTCCTCAGCGGTACGCCCGCGTTCTCGCCGAACCGGCAACGCCTGACGCGTGAGCGCGCGCCCGGTTCGACGACGATCGACCCCGTCATCAACGGCGGACGCCACATCCGTTTCGCCGGTGAGCCGTCGCAGCTGGGCGCCGACGAGTACGACCGCCCTCTGGGCGCGTGGCAGAAACCGCGCGTCGTCTACCTGCAGCACCCGTCCGACCCCGTCGTGTGGTGGTCGCCGCGCCTGATGTTCAACTCACCCGAGTGGCTGCGTGAGACGCGCGACAACACGCCGATGGCGCAGATGAGCTGGGCTCCGTTCGTCACCTTCTGGCAGGTCAGCGCCGACATGCTCGTCTCCAACGAGGTGCCCGGCGGTTACGGTCACCGCTACTTCGGCGCCGAGATGGTGCCGGCCTGGGCGAAGGTGCTCGACGTCGACCCCGGCTCGCGCGAGGATGCCATCATCGACGCCGTGGGGCGCCGCTGA
- a CDS encoding GTPase domain-containing protein, with amino-acid sequence MTSKNTGARHNAGLAAAGASLAGTALTALTAAPEKISSLVHRRYPTVAVTGMTGVGKTRLVDRLARRTSPDAVTEAGSATMERRTSKSPRLKGFRFRVVPGDNAATRLAALDEVFYEEPVDGIVHVVSYGHATPRRAGGTSGAAPSRTRDEQLAAELEDWTITAHRIAAMAVRRAKPMWVVIAVTKADLYPNDIDAAVDYYSPGSGSPFAAKLDELRSLAGGATISIDVLPVSAENSKELDALVGKLESRMAALSGHL; translated from the coding sequence GTGACCTCGAAGAACACCGGTGCCCGCCACAACGCCGGCCTCGCCGCTGCCGGCGCCAGCCTGGCCGGAACGGCCCTCACCGCCCTCACCGCGGCACCCGAGAAGATCTCCTCCCTCGTGCATCGCCGCTACCCGACGGTCGCCGTCACGGGCATGACGGGCGTCGGCAAGACGCGCCTCGTCGACCGTCTCGCGCGCCGCACGAGCCCCGACGCCGTCACCGAGGCCGGCTCGGCGACGATGGAGCGTCGGACGTCGAAGTCGCCGCGGCTCAAGGGTTTCCGCTTCCGCGTCGTGCCCGGCGACAACGCCGCGACGCGCCTCGCAGCCCTCGACGAGGTGTTCTACGAGGAGCCGGTCGACGGCATCGTCCACGTCGTCTCCTACGGCCACGCGACGCCGCGACGCGCCGGCGGCACGAGTGGCGCGGCGCCGTCACGCACGCGCGACGAGCAGCTCGCCGCGGAGCTGGAGGACTGGACGATCACCGCGCACCGCATCGCCGCGATGGCGGTGCGCCGAGCCAAGCCGATGTGGGTCGTCATCGCCGTGACGAAGGCCGACCTCTACCCGAACGACATCGACGCGGCCGTCGACTACTACTCACCCGGCAGCGGTTCGCCGTTCGCCGCGAAGCTCGACGAACTGCGCTCCCTCGCCGGTGGAGCGACGATCTCGATCGACGTCCTGCCCGTCAGCGCCGAGAACTCCAAGGAGCTCGACGCCCTTGTCGGCAAGCTCGAATCCCGCATGGCGGCGCTCAGCGGCCACCTGTGA
- a CDS encoding DUF3072 domain-containing protein, with amino-acid sequence MNTNQPDETLGAPAPGAPNGQAQQGQDMLGATEPTQGGPNDASPQRDPDEWATGDEPMTEAQKSYLDTLAKEAGETLPATLTKAEASKHIDRLQGSNNRVNQQGTQGN; translated from the coding sequence ATGAATACGAATCAGCCCGACGAAACCCTCGGGGCGCCCGCTCCGGGTGCCCCGAACGGTCAGGCTCAGCAGGGCCAGGACATGCTCGGCGCGACGGAGCCGACGCAGGGTGGCCCGAACGATGCCTCCCCGCAGCGGGACCCCGACGAGTGGGCCACCGGCGACGAGCCGATGACCGAGGCGCAGAAGTCGTACCTCGACACGCTCGCCAAGGAGGCGGGCGAGACGCTGCCCGCCACGCTGACGAAGGCCGAGGCGAGCAAGCACATCGACCGCCTCCAGGGTTCGAACAACCGCGTCAACCAGCAGGGCACGCAGGGCAACTGA
- a CDS encoding cryptochrome/photolyase family protein, which yields MTSLVWFRDDLRTFDHPALRAAVDHAVTSQGSQESDDGASSEPAGVVALFVLDEESDGLRPLGGAVKWWLHHSLVALRAKLEALGIPLVLRRGAAHDVVLDVVETFDVDFVGWNRRYGGPERAVDAVIKEALAERDVEVHSYAANLLFEPWTITTGGGTPYRVFTPFWKACLSEPEPREPLDAPSALTPPSALVEQAGQASDDLDTWALLPTKPDWSTGIAKAWTPGEDAAHELFADFLDDAVVHYATERDEPSKPATSRLSPHLRFGEISPQTIWHAARRSGKDVETFLSEVGWREFAWHTLYENPDLHEVNLNRKFDAFPWPPLDEDALLAWEKGETGVPLVDAGMRELWETGTMHNRVRMVVASFLTKNLLIDWRIGEEWFWDTLVDADAASNPFNWQWVAGCGADAAPYFRVFNPETQRKKFDPDERYVRRWGADDGREPIVDLAETRKAALAAYEQTK from the coding sequence ATGACTTCTCTCGTCTGGTTCCGTGACGACCTGCGTACGTTCGACCATCCGGCGCTGCGTGCGGCGGTCGATCACGCCGTCACCTCCCAGGGCTCGCAGGAGTCGGATGACGGCGCGTCGTCCGAGCCCGCGGGCGTCGTCGCGCTCTTCGTCCTCGACGAGGAATCGGACGGCCTCCGCCCGCTCGGCGGTGCGGTGAAGTGGTGGCTGCATCACTCGCTCGTCGCCTTGCGCGCGAAGCTCGAGGCGCTCGGCATCCCGCTCGTCCTGCGACGCGGCGCCGCGCATGACGTCGTCCTCGATGTGGTCGAGACGTTCGACGTCGACTTCGTCGGCTGGAATCGCCGGTACGGCGGGCCGGAGCGCGCCGTCGACGCCGTGATCAAGGAGGCGCTCGCCGAGCGAGACGTCGAGGTGCACTCTTATGCGGCGAACCTGCTGTTCGAGCCGTGGACCATCACAACGGGTGGGGGCACCCCGTACCGCGTGTTCACGCCGTTCTGGAAGGCGTGCCTGAGCGAGCCCGAGCCGCGTGAGCCGCTCGACGCGCCGTCAGCGCTCACCCCGCCGTCCGCACTCGTCGAGCAGGCCGGCCAGGCGAGTGACGACCTCGACACCTGGGCGTTGCTGCCGACGAAACCCGACTGGTCGACCGGCATCGCCAAGGCCTGGACGCCGGGCGAGGACGCCGCGCACGAGCTATTCGCCGACTTCCTCGACGACGCCGTCGTCCACTACGCCACCGAACGTGACGAGCCGTCGAAGCCGGCGACGTCGCGCCTCTCGCCGCATCTGCGCTTCGGGGAGATCAGCCCGCAGACGATCTGGCATGCGGCGCGGCGCAGTGGCAAGGACGTCGAGACGTTCCTGTCGGAGGTCGGTTGGCGCGAGTTCGCGTGGCACACGCTCTACGAGAACCCTGACCTTCACGAGGTGAACCTCAATCGGAAGTTCGACGCGTTCCCGTGGCCGCCGCTCGACGAGGACGCGCTGCTCGCATGGGAGAAGGGCGAGACGGGCGTCCCGCTCGTCGACGCGGGCATGCGCGAGCTGTGGGAGACGGGCACGATGCACAATCGCGTGCGCATGGTCGTCGCGTCGTTCCTGACGAAGAACCTGCTCATCGACTGGCGCATCGGTGAGGAGTGGTTCTGGGACACGCTCGTCGACGCCGACGCCGCGAGCAACCCGTTCAACTGGCAGTGGGTCGCCGGGTGCGGCGCAGACGCCGCACCGTACTTCCGCGTCTTCAACCCGGAGACGCAGCGCAAGAAGTTCGACCCCGACGAGCGCTACGTCCGCCGCTGGGGCGCTGACGACGGCCGCGAACCCATCGTCGACCTCGCCGAGACGCGCAAGGCCGCACTCGCGGCATACGAGCAGACGAAGTGA
- a CDS encoding FMN-binding negative transcriptional regulator, which translates to MPYNPPHDVVTDVETIAAFVAKHPLATLITHDGVTPQADMVPLLLVDDDGAPTGKALIGHVARANPLWENGRHEGLTLATFGPLEHYVSPSWYPSKAEHHRVVPTWNYLVAHAWGELEVHDDPRWVRGVVAKLTGAMEGGRDEPWRMGQAPRDYLDDMLTKIVGIRISVQRMEARFKVSSHRSDADRLGARDGIATELDGRGAAELADAMGESSSSQTSSMPVVTDARMTS; encoded by the coding sequence ATGCCCTATAACCCGCCGCACGACGTCGTCACGGACGTCGAGACGATCGCCGCGTTCGTTGCGAAACATCCGCTCGCGACGCTCATCACGCACGACGGCGTCACGCCGCAGGCGGACATGGTGCCGTTGCTGCTCGTCGACGATGACGGCGCACCGACGGGCAAGGCGCTCATCGGGCACGTGGCGCGTGCGAACCCGTTGTGGGAGAACGGCCGTCACGAGGGGCTGACGCTCGCGACGTTCGGGCCGCTCGAGCACTACGTCTCGCCGAGCTGGTATCCGAGCAAGGCCGAGCATCACCGCGTCGTCCCGACGTGGAACTACCTCGTCGCTCATGCCTGGGGAGAGTTGGAGGTGCACGACGACCCGAGGTGGGTGCGCGGCGTCGTCGCGAAGCTCACGGGTGCGATGGAGGGCGGGCGCGACGAGCCGTGGCGCATGGGGCAGGCACCGCGCGACTATCTGGACGACATGCTGACGAAGATCGTCGGCATCCGCATTTCCGTGCAGCGCATGGAGGCCCGGTTCAAGGTGTCGTCGCATCGCAGCGACGCCGACCGTCTCGGCGCGCGTGACGGCATCGCCACCGAGCTCGACGGACGCGGCGCGGCAGAACTCGCCGACGCGATGGGTGAGAGCTCGTCGTCGCAGACGAGCAGCATGCCCGTCGTGACCGACGCAAGGATGACGAGCTGA